Proteins encoded within one genomic window of Coriobacteriia bacterium:
- a CDS encoding DedA family protein — MSWLNDALAWVIAGLATYGYIIVLLAAVAENLFVVGSFMPGDLIVAAAAFTASTSQGHALSPWLIWAIAILGALIGANISYQIGLRAGREFIERVGIRVGISADMIEAAEVYFERNGPMTIVFARWVAVMKNMAPALAGASKMNIWLFELYSIAGATLYVSVLVGIGTFLGANFEAGLKLLGGFSWGVFAVVIVAVVVLWRARKRRQRVMVAELDAEYEAEHGGPLEAEDADDNA; from the coding sequence ATGAGCTGGCTCAACGATGCTCTCGCCTGGGTCATCGCGGGCCTTGCGACATACGGCTACATCATTGTTCTGCTCGCAGCAGTGGCCGAGAACCTGTTTGTCGTCGGGAGCTTCATGCCCGGCGACCTCATCGTTGCCGCCGCAGCGTTTACCGCGTCGACCTCGCAAGGTCACGCGCTCTCGCCGTGGCTCATATGGGCGATCGCTATCCTCGGCGCTCTGATCGGCGCAAACATCAGCTATCAGATCGGCTTGCGCGCGGGCCGGGAATTCATCGAGCGCGTTGGGATTCGGGTTGGCATCAGCGCCGACATGATCGAAGCCGCCGAGGTCTACTTCGAGCGCAACGGCCCGATGACGATCGTCTTCGCCCGATGGGTTGCGGTCATGAAGAACATGGCGCCGGCGTTGGCCGGAGCCTCAAAGATGAACATATGGCTCTTTGAGCTGTATTCGATCGCGGGCGCGACCTTGTACGTATCGGTGCTCGTGGGCATCGGCACGTTCTTGGGCGCGAACTTCGAGGCGGGGCTCAAGCTTCTGGGCGGGTTCTCGTGGGGAGTGTTCGCCGTCGTGATCGTCGCGGTCGTGGTGCTGTGGCGCGCACGCAAGCGGCGCCAGCGTGTGATGGTGGCCGAGCTTGACGCCGAGTACGAGGCCGAGCACGGCGGTCCGCTGGAGGCGGAGGACGCCGATGACAACGCGTGA
- the nadA gene encoding quinolinate synthase NadA: MIDIAALSAEIRTLAQERDAVILAHNYQRAEVQDVADFVGDSLGLSRQAAATGATTIVFAGVHFMAETAKILAPEKTVLLPEPKAGCPMADMVTGEALRAWKAANPSVPIVTYVNSSAEVKAESDVCVTSANAVAVVRALGAKRILFAPDRNLGSWVARALPGVEVTLWEGWCPTHDEVTPAAVLAAREAHPGALVMAHPECRPEVVDLADAVLSTSQMLAYAAESPAQEFIVVTEAGLLHALSKAAPDKRFFELAPRMLCPNMKLTTLTKVRDALLNGTGEVTVPADVRERARAAVEKMVAIG, encoded by the coding sequence GTGATCGACATCGCAGCGTTGTCCGCCGAGATTCGCACGCTTGCGCAAGAGCGCGACGCGGTGATTCTCGCGCACAACTACCAGCGTGCGGAGGTGCAGGACGTAGCCGACTTTGTCGGCGATTCGCTCGGCCTCTCTCGGCAGGCAGCCGCTACGGGTGCGACAACGATCGTGTTCGCCGGCGTCCACTTCATGGCCGAGACCGCCAAGATCCTCGCTCCCGAGAAGACCGTGCTGCTCCCCGAACCCAAGGCCGGCTGCCCGATGGCCGACATGGTAACCGGCGAGGCGCTGCGCGCATGGAAGGCCGCCAACCCGAGCGTACCGATCGTGACGTACGTGAACTCCTCGGCGGAGGTGAAGGCGGAAAGCGACGTGTGCGTGACCAGCGCGAACGCTGTGGCCGTCGTGCGAGCGCTGGGTGCCAAGCGCATCCTTTTCGCGCCGGATCGCAACCTGGGCAGCTGGGTGGCCCGCGCGCTGCCCGGCGTCGAGGTGACGCTGTGGGAGGGCTGGTGCCCGACGCACGACGAGGTCACGCCGGCGGCGGTGCTTGCCGCGCGCGAGGCGCACCCGGGGGCACTCGTGATGGCGCATCCCGAGTGCCGTCCCGAAGTCGTCGATCTGGCCGACGCGGTGCTCTCCACCTCACAGATGCTCGCGTATGCTGCTGAGAGCCCCGCGCAGGAGTTCATCGTGGTGACGGAGGCCGGCCTGCTTCACGCTCTCTCGAAGGCCGCGCCGGACAAGCGGTTTTTTGAGCTTGCGCCGAGGATGTTGTGCCCTAACATGAAACTCACCACGCTGACGAAGGTGCGCGATGCGCTTCTGAACGGCACAGGAGAAGTCACAGTTCCCGCCGACGTGCGCGAGCGCGCACGAGCGGCCGTAGAGAAGATGGTGGCGATTGGCTAG
- the folK gene encoding 2-amino-4-hydroxy-6-hydroxymethyldihydropteridine diphosphokinase, translating to MVAAYIALGSNEGNRILNLSRAIDAIAEIPEMHVERVSHAYESEPAYLREQRRFANAVAAVSTGLSAEQLLGYLHEIEDSMGRVRGIENGSRVIDLDILLFGDEESTTPELTIPHPRLAERDFVVTPLLDIAPRLHLPDGTRITRDGATEGVVIGDLGEIPDIGVLLHDMPIVADEWVEVASSSARQDATAGWDSALALKREVLEEAGIPYAWDPYEPEMTMDPFGLPRTFRLLVPEADADAARELLAALVDTMPAQSSSEGTD from the coding sequence ATGGTAGCCGCCTACATCGCGCTCGGAAGCAATGAGGGCAATCGCATTCTCAATCTCTCGCGGGCCATTGACGCCATAGCCGAGATCCCGGAAATGCACGTGGAACGCGTGTCGCACGCCTATGAGTCGGAGCCGGCGTATCTGCGCGAGCAGCGCAGGTTCGCCAACGCGGTCGCTGCCGTTTCGACCGGGCTTTCCGCCGAGCAACTTCTCGGCTACCTGCACGAGATCGAGGACAGCATGGGGCGCGTTCGCGGCATCGAGAACGGCTCGCGCGTCATCGACCTCGACATCCTGCTGTTCGGCGACGAGGAGAGCACCACGCCTGAGCTCACGATTCCGCACCCCCGGCTGGCCGAGAGGGACTTCGTGGTCACGCCGCTTCTGGATATCGCGCCTCGCCTGCATTTGCCCGACGGTACGCGCATCACGCGCGACGGCGCGACCGAGGGGGTAGTGATCGGCGATCTGGGCGAGATCCCCGACATCGGCGTGCTGTTGCACGACATGCCGATAGTGGCCGATGAGTGGGTCGAGGTCGCGAGCAGCTCGGCCAGACAGGACGCAACGGCCGGGTGGGACTCGGCGCTGGCGTTGAAGCGTGAGGTGCTCGAGGAGGCGGGAATCCCCTACGCATGGGATCCCTACGAGCCCGAAATGACGATGGATCCCTTCGGCCTGCCGAGAACGTTTCGGCTGTTGGTTCCCGAAGCTGACGCCGACGCTGCTCGCGAGCTTCTGGCCGCACTCGTCGACACGATGCCGGCCCAATCGAGCAGCGAAGGCACCGACTAG
- a CDS encoding pantoate--beta-alanine ligase: MLRIDSKDEVRSAIAEARRQGRAVALVPTMGALHEGHLSLVEAACARGGLVVVSIFVNPTQFLPGEDFEKYPRRIETDLELLGASGVEFVFTPSAEEMYGADAQVTVSPGPLAQRWEGAMRPGHFDGVATVVTKLLCIVRPDFAFFGEKDYQQLQIVRHMNRDLDLGVEVVGCPTVRDADGLALSSRNAYLSAEERQTALALPHALEAAALALVGGERDVHALEAVMLAVALGHPDLVLDYAAVVDAATLEPLSQVDRPARAIIAGRVGATHLIDNLALDPRAEAAKEPGL, encoded by the coding sequence ATTCTGCGCATCGACTCCAAGGACGAGGTTCGCTCGGCGATCGCCGAGGCGCGCCGGCAGGGACGCGCTGTGGCTCTCGTGCCCACGATGGGAGCGCTCCACGAAGGCCACCTGTCGCTTGTGGAGGCTGCATGCGCACGCGGGGGGCTGGTGGTGGTCTCCATCTTCGTGAACCCGACACAGTTTCTTCCGGGCGAGGACTTCGAGAAGTACCCTCGCCGGATTGAGACCGACCTCGAACTGCTCGGCGCCTCCGGCGTCGAGTTCGTTTTCACGCCGAGTGCCGAGGAGATGTACGGCGCAGACGCGCAGGTCACCGTCAGCCCCGGGCCACTCGCCCAGCGGTGGGAAGGTGCGATGCGCCCCGGCCACTTCGACGGCGTAGCCACGGTCGTCACTAAGCTCTTGTGCATCGTGCGCCCCGATTTCGCGTTCTTTGGCGAGAAGGACTACCAGCAGCTGCAGATCGTCAGGCACATGAACCGCGACCTGGATCTCGGCGTGGAGGTGGTCGGTTGCCCGACCGTGCGCGATGCCGACGGCTTGGCGCTTTCGAGCCGCAACGCGTACCTGTCGGCCGAGGAGCGCCAGACTGCGCTCGCGCTGCCGCATGCGCTCGAAGCGGCCGCGCTCGCGTTGGTGGGCGGCGAGCGGGACGTCCACGCGCTTGAAGCCGTGATGCTCGCGGTCGCGCTCGGCCACCCCGATCTCGTCCTGGACTACGCCGCAGTCGTCGACGCCGCGACGCTTGAGCCACTCTCCCAGGTTGACCGCCCGGCCCGGGCCATCATCGCGGGGCGTGTCGGCGCCACCCACCTCATCGACAATCTCGCGCTTGATCCGCGTGCAGAAGCTGCGAAGGAGCCAGGCCTGTGA
- the panB gene encoding 3-methyl-2-oxobutanoate hydroxymethyltransferase, whose protein sequence is MSTQARPAPVPRVTAAAFREMKRSGTPIVMLTAYDFHSARLVEAAGVDAILVGDSLGMTVLGESSTLPVTMDDMLRATRAVSRATGHALVIADMPFMSYQADYAEGMRNAGRFLAQAGAHAVKLEGATADTLALVSGLAGAGIPVMGHIGLTPQSVNTLGGYRTQGKDAAGAAALVLDALSLQDAGAFAVVLECVPAELAEKISGMLDIPTIGIGAGVGCDGQVQVFHDILGLGDFLPRHAKRYANLAEEIGRAVSAYAGDVRGRTFPGEEQSTHSAAGVMDEVDARLAEWFADDDADGPVYL, encoded by the coding sequence ATGAGCACACAGGCTCGACCCGCCCCCGTTCCCCGAGTGACGGCTGCGGCGTTTCGCGAAATGAAGCGCTCGGGGACCCCCATCGTCATGCTCACCGCCTATGACTTCCACTCGGCCCGCCTCGTCGAGGCCGCCGGCGTGGACGCGATACTGGTCGGCGATTCCCTGGGCATGACCGTGCTCGGCGAAAGCTCGACTTTGCCGGTCACCATGGACGACATGCTCCGCGCCACGCGCGCCGTCAGCCGCGCGACAGGACACGCGCTCGTGATCGCCGATATGCCGTTCATGAGCTACCAGGCCGACTACGCCGAAGGCATGCGCAACGCGGGCCGCTTCCTCGCGCAGGCCGGTGCGCATGCCGTCAAGCTCGAAGGCGCCACCGCCGACACGCTTGCCCTCGTGAGCGGGCTCGCGGGCGCGGGCATCCCGGTCATGGGGCACATCGGTCTCACGCCGCAGTCGGTCAACACGCTGGGCGGCTATCGCACGCAAGGCAAGGACGCCGCCGGTGCGGCCGCTCTCGTGCTCGACGCGCTCTCGCTGCAGGACGCAGGGGCCTTCGCGGTCGTACTCGAGTGCGTTCCCGCCGAGCTGGCCGAGAAGATCTCGGGCATGCTCGATATCCCCACCATTGGCATCGGCGCGGGAGTTGGTTGCGACGGGCAGGTGCAGGTTTTCCACGACATCCTCGGCCTCGGAGACTTCCTGCCCCGCCATGCCAAGCGCTACGCGAACCTCGCCGAGGAGATCGGCCGGGCTGTGAGTGCATACGCCGGTGACGTGCGCGGGCGCACGTTCCCGGGCGAGGAGCAGAGCACCCACAGCGCCGCCGGAGTGATGGACGAGGTTGATGCCCGGCTTGCCGAGTGGTTCGCCGACGATGACGCGGACGGACCGGTGTACCTGTGA
- the nadB gene encoding L-aspartate oxidase codes for MGRRYLIGFDTAECEQREYDVLVIGSGIAGLTAALTASPTHAVALVTKGELAETNTWYAQGGIAGAVGEADSVELHLADTLVVGQGLCDEDVVRAVVGEAPEALAALQERGVRFDFEGGEVALAREGGHSLPRVLHSGDATGAAIQQALTDSLRASTGIDVFEQRFLIDLLTAGEKCVGALVLNVATGALEVFWASAVVLATGGAGQVYRVTTNPLMATGDGLAAAWRAGAEVADLEFVQFHPTALDSSAAPRFLITEALRGEGAYLLDASGERFMLGVHPLAELAPRDVVSREIERIMTAAGRKNVHLDARHLGEEYLRARFPTIWQACAEAGYDLAHDLVPVAPAAHYMVGGVAIDIDGRTTIPGLYASGEVTASGLHGANRLASNSLLEGLVFSRRIARALGDSPAEKVPSRIMAVGGEPVTENVTTEGLVSAVKDAMQRNVGMSRSDSGLGEAAMVLADLTSVLESESIDPAHLELENLVTVSDLITHAAWIRTESRGCHFRFDAPTRDDVRWRVRTILRRGALPRMAQVGHVDPAEGAANAATATSAPDRQ; via the coding sequence CTGGGCCGCCGGTACCTCATCGGCTTCGACACCGCCGAGTGCGAGCAGCGCGAGTACGACGTGCTCGTCATCGGCAGCGGTATCGCCGGACTAACGGCGGCTCTTACCGCTTCGCCGACACATGCGGTGGCCCTCGTCACCAAGGGCGAGCTCGCCGAGACCAACACGTGGTACGCGCAGGGCGGCATCGCCGGAGCGGTGGGGGAGGCGGACTCGGTCGAACTGCATCTGGCCGACACTCTAGTTGTGGGCCAGGGGCTGTGCGACGAAGACGTCGTGCGCGCGGTGGTCGGCGAGGCGCCGGAAGCGCTTGCGGCGCTGCAGGAGCGCGGAGTGCGCTTCGACTTCGAGGGCGGCGAGGTCGCGCTTGCACGCGAGGGCGGCCACTCGTTGCCGCGCGTGCTGCACTCCGGTGACGCGACGGGCGCCGCGATCCAGCAGGCACTCACGGACTCGCTGCGCGCAAGCACCGGCATCGACGTCTTCGAACAGCGCTTCCTGATCGACCTGCTCACCGCCGGCGAGAAATGCGTCGGCGCGCTCGTGCTCAATGTGGCTACTGGCGCGCTCGAGGTCTTCTGGGCGAGCGCCGTGGTGCTGGCGACGGGTGGAGCCGGGCAGGTGTACCGGGTCACCACCAACCCGCTGATGGCAACGGGCGACGGACTTGCGGCCGCTTGGCGGGCGGGAGCCGAAGTCGCCGATCTCGAGTTCGTGCAGTTCCACCCCACGGCGCTCGATAGCTCGGCCGCTCCGCGATTCCTCATTACCGAGGCTTTGCGCGGCGAGGGCGCCTACCTGCTCGATGCGTCCGGCGAGCGCTTCATGCTGGGCGTCCATCCGCTGGCCGAGCTCGCGCCGCGCGACGTCGTCTCCCGTGAGATCGAGCGCATCATGACCGCCGCTGGGCGCAAGAATGTCCACCTCGACGCGCGCCATCTCGGCGAGGAGTATCTGCGCGCGCGGTTCCCGACGATCTGGCAGGCCTGTGCCGAGGCGGGATACGACCTCGCGCACGACCTCGTGCCGGTGGCTCCGGCCGCGCACTACATGGTGGGCGGTGTCGCGATCGACATCGATGGCCGCACCACGATCCCGGGCCTCTACGCCTCAGGCGAGGTGACCGCGAGCGGCTTGCATGGCGCCAACAGGCTTGCGTCAAACTCGCTGCTGGAAGGCCTCGTCTTCTCGCGCCGCATTGCCCGCGCCCTCGGAGATTCCCCTGCCGAGAAGGTGCCGAGCCGCATCATGGCGGTCGGCGGCGAGCCGGTCACCGAGAACGTGACGACAGAAGGCTTGGTCTCGGCGGTCAAGGATGCGATGCAGCGAAACGTCGGCATGAGTCGAAGTGACTCCGGGCTTGGCGAGGCGGCGATGGTGCTGGCGGACCTTACCTCGGTACTCGAGTCCGAGAGCATCGACCCGGCGCATCTGGAGCTTGAGAATCTTGTCACAGTCAGCGATCTCATCACGCACGCCGCTTGGATTCGCACCGAGTCCCGGGGCTGTCACTTCCGGTTTGACGCTCCGACGCGCGACGACGTGCGCTGGCGTGTTCGCACGATTCTGCGCCGGGGAGCCTTGCCGCGGATGGCGCAGGTGGGGCATGTGGACCCAGCGGAGGGCGCCGCGAACGCAGCGACCGCCACGTCCGCACCGGACCGCCAGTAG
- the nadC gene encoding carboxylating nicotinate-nucleotide diphosphorylase: MPADPSLLERDVTSTSVLAHDAWFSGRIVARRQAVVCGLPVVADVFERLSTFAGLLTPIETFPLVAEGARVSPGTPVMEIEGPAAAVLSGERTALDFLMTLSGIATETARWVEAAGPALTVCDTRKTLPGLRALSKYAVTVGGGTNHRMGLYDMVLIKDNHIARAGGIASAVAKARASHPDLLIQVEADHLSQALEAVQAGADMVLLDNMNDAELTSAVIAVRDSAEKRSRAVLIEASGGITIGRLAALRETGVDRVSTSALTMAGPCDFGLDEDAETAVRT, translated from the coding sequence ATGCCAGCCGATCCGAGTCTGCTTGAGCGCGACGTGACGAGCACCTCCGTGTTGGCGCACGACGCGTGGTTCTCGGGCAGGATTGTCGCCCGGCGTCAGGCCGTCGTCTGCGGGCTTCCGGTGGTCGCCGATGTCTTTGAGAGGCTGTCGACCTTCGCGGGCCTTCTGACACCCATCGAAACCTTCCCGCTTGTCGCCGAGGGCGCGCGAGTGTCGCCCGGCACGCCTGTCATGGAGATCGAAGGACCGGCCGCCGCGGTACTTTCCGGTGAGCGGACCGCTTTGGACTTCCTGATGACGCTTTCCGGGATAGCCACTGAGACGGCGCGCTGGGTCGAAGCTGCCGGTCCGGCGCTGACGGTCTGCGACACGCGAAAGACGCTTCCGGGGCTGCGGGCGCTCTCGAAGTACGCCGTCACCGTGGGCGGCGGCACGAACCACCGCATGGGCCTCTACGACATGGTGCTCATCAAAGACAATCACATCGCTCGCGCCGGCGGGATCGCGTCGGCCGTCGCCAAGGCACGCGCGAGCCATCCCGATCTGCTGATCCAGGTCGAGGCCGACCACCTCTCCCAGGCGCTTGAAGCGGTCCAAGCCGGTGCCGACATGGTGCTGCTCGACAACATGAACGACGCCGAACTCACCTCGGCCGTCATAGCCGTGCGCGACAGCGCCGAGAAACGCAGCCGAGCGGTTCTGATCGAGGCTTCCGGCGGAATCACCATCGGGCGTCTTGCGGCCCTACGCGAGACCGGAGTCGACCGCGTGAGCACGAGTGCGCTCACCATGGCGGGCCCCTGCGACTTCGGCCTCGATGAGGATGCCGAGACGGCAGTCCGGACATGA
- a CDS encoding energy-coupling factor transporter ATPase, whose amino-acid sequence MPVPVVDVEGAGAGKYRGGDAHFDDVHYSYDGERPALAGVTLNVRPGEYLAIIGSNGSGKSTLAKHVNALCIPDSGRVVIEGIDTGDPDNVYDVRSRVGMVFQNPENQMVTSIVADDVAFGPENLGVSREEIIQRVAAALAAVGMEDLARTEFANLSGGQKQRIAIAGILAMEPDILVLDEPGAMLDPRGRRGIRRVSHQLSEHGMTVMLITHFMEEALAADRVLVVSEGRVAMEGTPDQVFTQGDRLRELRLDVPMVVKLSEALRARGIDVPDTLDEETLEVELCRLFSNM is encoded by the coding sequence GTGCCGGTCCCGGTCGTCGACGTCGAAGGGGCGGGTGCCGGGAAGTATCGTGGGGGCGATGCGCACTTCGATGACGTTCACTACAGTTATGACGGCGAGAGGCCGGCGCTTGCCGGAGTCACGCTGAATGTGCGGCCGGGCGAGTACCTCGCCATCATCGGGTCGAACGGCAGCGGCAAGTCGACGCTGGCGAAGCACGTCAATGCGCTGTGCATCCCGGATTCCGGACGGGTCGTCATCGAGGGTATCGATACCGGAGATCCCGACAACGTCTATGACGTGCGCAGCCGAGTCGGCATGGTGTTCCAGAACCCGGAGAACCAGATGGTCACGTCGATTGTGGCCGACGATGTCGCTTTCGGCCCGGAGAACCTCGGCGTTTCCCGGGAGGAGATCATTCAGCGGGTGGCCGCAGCGCTTGCGGCCGTCGGCATGGAGGACCTCGCGAGGACTGAATTCGCGAACCTGTCCGGCGGCCAGAAGCAGCGTATCGCCATTGCCGGCATTCTCGCGATGGAGCCCGACATCCTTGTCCTCGACGAGCCGGGCGCGATGCTGGACCCGCGTGGTCGCCGAGGAATCCGCCGAGTCTCGCATCAGCTGAGTGAGCACGGAATGACCGTGATGCTCATCACGCACTTCATGGAGGAGGCGTTGGCTGCCGACCGTGTCCTAGTCGTCTCTGAGGGCCGCGTCGCCATGGAGGGCACTCCAGATCAGGTGTTCACTCAGGGTGATCGTCTGAGAGAGCTGCGGCTCGACGTTCCGATGGTCGTGAAGCTCTCCGAAGCGCTTCGCGCACGCGGAATCGATGTACCCGACACACTGGATGAGGAGACGCTGGAGGTGGAGTTGTGCCGGTTGTTTTCGAACATGTGA
- a CDS encoding ECF transporter S component, which translates to MDEQSTSSQTPVKGSAPKNTNRWDTRQLVTMAVLVAIGVLISFIDFPLIPGFDFLKYDPSSVAMLVGTFTFGPLAGAVIGTLIALLHWSTSGVWGVVMNILAMIAMGVPAGLVYKRNKTRKGAALGLVVGSVVMVVVSILANLVVTPIYTGMPVAVVAGLIVPALLPFNVAKVLINSVITFLVYKSISKIVKPAKKSVPATVTDPSEN; encoded by the coding sequence ATGGACGAGCAGAGCACTTCCAGTCAGACCCCCGTGAAGGGGAGCGCACCAAAGAACACGAACCGCTGGGACACCCGGCAACTCGTGACGATGGCTGTGCTGGTCGCGATCGGTGTACTTATCAGCTTCATTGATTTTCCGCTTATCCCAGGATTCGATTTCCTCAAGTATGACCCGTCGTCGGTGGCGATGCTCGTGGGAACGTTTACGTTCGGGCCACTTGCGGGCGCTGTCATCGGAACCCTCATCGCCCTGCTCCACTGGTCGACTTCGGGAGTATGGGGCGTCGTGATGAACATTCTGGCAATGATCGCAATGGGCGTGCCCGCCGGGCTTGTCTACAAGCGCAACAAGACCCGCAAGGGAGCGGCCTTGGGGCTCGTGGTCGGCTCGGTGGTCATGGTGGTCGTGAGTATTCTCGCGAACCTGGTGGTTACTCCCATCTACACCGGAATGCCGGTCGCAGTAGTAGCCGGATTGATCGTTCCGGCACTCCTTCCGTTCAACGTCGCCAAGGTGCTGATCAACAGCGTTATCACCTTCCTGGTGTACAAGAGCATCTCCAAGATCGTGAAGCCGGCCAAGAAGAGCGTTCCTGCCACAGTCACCGATCCTTCCGAGAACTAG
- a CDS encoding energy-coupling factor transporter transmembrane protein EcfT — translation MAIKVTIGQYYNTDSIIHRMDPRFKIVLAVTFMLVLVVAKSWAGLACLFAFLTAAVLMTRVPLGKVVGSLKPVVGFLVFTFVAYLFFERSGVEILHLGPASITDAALWSAIILTLRLLVLFMATAMLGFTTSPIDLSDAVESLLSPFARFGMPAHEIGMMMSIALRFIPTLVDEADKIMKAQTARGADFETGNLLARAKAIVPLLTPLFVSAFRHAEELAIAMESRCYHGREGRTRVRELKARARDWAAAGATAVLVAALIAIRVTGI, via the coding sequence ATGGCGATAAAGGTCACCATCGGCCAGTACTACAACACCGACTCGATCATCCATCGCATGGATCCGCGATTCAAGATAGTCTTGGCCGTCACATTCATGCTGGTGCTCGTGGTTGCGAAGAGTTGGGCGGGGCTTGCATGTCTCTTCGCCTTCTTGACAGCAGCGGTTCTGATGACTCGGGTGCCGCTCGGCAAGGTCGTTGGCTCGCTCAAGCCTGTGGTCGGGTTCCTGGTCTTCACGTTCGTAGCGTATCTGTTCTTTGAGAGGAGCGGAGTGGAGATCCTGCATCTCGGACCTGCTTCGATCACCGATGCGGCCCTATGGTCGGCGATCATCCTGACGCTGCGCCTCCTCGTCTTGTTCATGGCGACGGCGATGCTCGGATTCACCACATCGCCGATCGACCTTTCCGACGCCGTGGAGTCTCTCTTGAGCCCCTTCGCCCGCTTCGGTATGCCGGCCCATGAGATCGGCATGATGATGAGCATCGCGCTGCGCTTCATTCCCACGCTCGTAGACGAAGCCGACAAGATAATGAAGGCGCAGACCGCTCGTGGTGCCGACTTCGAGACCGGCAATCTGCTGGCACGGGCCAAGGCGATCGTCCCTCTGTTGACACCGTTGTTCGTGAGCGCGTTTCGCCATGCGGAAGAACTCGCAATCGCGATGGAGAGCCGCTGCTATCATGGCAGGGAGGGCCGCACGCGCGTCAGGGAACTCAAGGCACGCGCTCGTGACTGGGCAGCCGCCGGGGCGACGGCGGTGTTGGTTGCAGCGCTGATCGCGATCCGCGTGACGGGAATCTAG
- a CDS encoding energy-coupling factor transporter ATPase, translating to MPVVFEHVTYDYPCAGDACTRALWDVSFEVADGEFLGIIGHTGSGKSTLVQHINGLLQPTSGRVAVNGVDLADKRTRREVRRQIGMAFQYPESQLFAETVAEDIAFGPRNLSLPEDEVQNRVRLAMAGVELDYEHYAHRSPFDLSGGQMRRVALAGIIAMDPKVLVLDEPMAGLDPSGRDEIMAIVRRFHAHGMTIIMVSHSMEDIAAHSERVLVLKDGRVFAHGTPSEVFSRGLQLREIGLDVPFATSFATRLRDKGFVLPDGIFALDELADSIASALGGGV from the coding sequence GTGCCGGTTGTTTTCGAACATGTGACTTACGACTACCCCTGCGCCGGCGACGCCTGCACACGCGCTCTCTGGGACGTGTCTTTCGAGGTCGCCGATGGGGAGTTCCTAGGGATCATCGGCCACACGGGGAGCGGCAAGTCGACTCTTGTCCAGCATATCAACGGTCTGCTGCAGCCGACCTCTGGGCGCGTCGCGGTCAATGGCGTCGACCTGGCCGACAAACGCACACGCCGAGAGGTGCGCCGCCAGATCGGGATGGCGTTCCAGTATCCCGAAAGCCAGCTCTTCGCCGAGACGGTCGCCGAGGACATCGCCTTTGGCCCGCGGAACCTCTCGCTTCCTGAAGATGAAGTGCAGAACCGAGTCCGGCTGGCCATGGCGGGAGTCGAGTTGGACTACGAGCACTACGCACACCGCAGCCCGTTCGACCTCTCGGGCGGGCAGATGCGCCGCGTTGCGCTCGCCGGCATCATTGCGATGGACCCGAAGGTGTTGGTTCTGGACGAACCCATGGCCGGACTCGATCCATCGGGGCGCGATGAGATCATGGCGATAGTGCGGCGGTTCCACGCACACGGCATGACCATCATCATGGTGTCGCACAGCATGGAAGACATCGCCGCCCATTCCGAGCGCGTACTCGTTCTGAAGGACGGCAGGGTGTTTGCGCACGGAACGCCGTCGGAAGTCTTCAGCCGCGGTCTGCAGCTGAGAGAAATCGGCCTCGACGTACCCTTCGCCACGAGCTTCGCGACGAGGCTCCGCGATAAGGGGTTTGTGCTCCCCGACGGGATCTTCGCGCTCGACGAACTGGCTGACTCTATCGCTTCTGCTCTCGGCGGGGGTGTGTGA